A segment of the Methanothermococcus thermolithotrophicus DSM 2095 genome:
TTTACACTAACCCCGACAAACCCAGGATGTATGAGTGTTATTGGAATGGCAGCAGGTGCAAAACAAGCTGCTAGTGAAGTTGAAGGGGTAAAAAGCGTTAAAGTGACCGTTAAAGGACACATGATGGAAAATGATATTAACGAGATTTTGAGTAGAGAAGAATAATAAATAAGATCAAGAATAACAAAAATTTTTAAACTTCTTTTTTTGATTTTTTTTAGTATAGTTTTTTTAAAATTTAATAAATTCAATGTAGGGAGGAAACAATGTTTCAAAAACCAAAAGGAACTAGAGATTTTTTACCTGAAGAAATGAAAAAAAGGAAAGTTATTGAAGGTAAATTAAGAGAAGTTTTTGACAGCTACAATTTTAAAGAAATAGCCACCCCAACCTTTGAGAGTTTTGAGCTCCTATCAAAAAAAACCGGGGAAGAAATAAGGAACCAACTGTTTGTTTTTAAAGACCATGGAGACAGGGAGATGGGTTTAAGACCTGAATTAACGTCCTCTGTTGCTAGGTTCTATATAAATGAACTTAAGAACTTACCAAAACCTGTAAAGATATACTACTTTGCAAACTGTTTTAGATATGAAAATCCTCAGGCAGGTAGATATAGGGAATTTTGGCAGATGGGCTGTGAATTAATAGGTAGCAGCCGACCAATAGCAGATGCAGAAGTTATAAACTTGGCAATTGAGGGTTTGAAAAACATTAACATGGATTTTGAAATACATATCGGTCATTTAGGTGTTTTAAAAGGAGTATTTGAGAAGTTGGGAATATCCGGGGACGAAGAGACTAAAATAAGAAGGTTGATTGATAAGGAAGATTTGGAAAATTTAAAAAAGCTCTTGGAAGAAATTGAAAATACAAAGGGAATTGAAGTCAAAAACATTATATTTGAAGTTTTAGAATGCAAAGGTGGAAAAGAGGTTATATCCATACTAAAGGAAAAATTATCTGATTTTCCAACTTCCATAGATGCTTTAAACAACTTAGAAGAGATTTTAGAATTTGTAAAACATGAATATATTATTAACTTTGGTATAGCAAGAGGTTTGGATTACTACACAGGTATGGTATTTGAAATATACGGTAAGAGAGAAGGTGCAAGGCAAGTATGCGGTGGAGGAAGATATGATAATTTAATAGAGCTCTTTGGTGGAGAAAGTACCCCTGCAGTTGGTTTTGCATATGGTTTTGACAGAATAATGTTGAATATAGATGATTTTGAAGTGGAAGAAGAAGCCATATTGGTAGCTCCAGTTAAAAACGACGAGAAATTATTAAAAGAATGTCAAAAAATTGTGAATATATTGAGGGAAAATTCCAAAGTAGCTGAAATAGATTTAATGGGCAGAAAACTCGGTAAAGTATTGAACTATGCCAACAGCGTAGGAATTAAGAAAGTAATCATAGTTGGTGAAAAAGAGCTAAGTGAAGGAAAAGTTTCTTTAAGAGATATGAAAACAGGAGAGCAGGAATTAATAAATTTAGACGATATAAAAAATATTTAAGTATGTATATTTGTTAAATAATATTACAACTTATTTTTTAAGTTTTCATTTTCGTCCTTTAACTTTTCATAGATTTTTTTGTATGGTTCAGGATCCAAACCAGTTTCCTTAACCATGTCAATTAAAGCTTCAAAATGTTCTTCAGTATGTTCTAAGGTATGGAGTAGTTTTTTTATTTTCTTTTCTTTTTCAGTCATTTCAACCATCTTATCACCTATTATTTATTTTACTTGACGAAAATCCCTTAATTTTAGGAATATCGACAAGACCGAAGGTTTTGTGAATCTTAACGAAAACCTTTAATCTGCTTCAATGTCTTGATATTATTCATTATATAGTAATATTATTTTATATTTTATATTACTTTTTATTACTTTAGTTTAGATATGGTACTAAAATTTTTAATAAACAATGTAAATTCAAAAAATAGTAAAAACTTAAATAAATTTTAAATATATAATAAAAAACATAATAATATTATTTTTCCAGGACTATTTCAATGGTAGAGATGTTTACACTTTTTCCATCGTCGTTTTGTACTTTATCAGTGCCTAAATTTATTTCTTTTACTTTTACTTCTGGTAAAAACCTATTTCTTACCATTTCCTCGACATCTACTGCTCTGCTAATTGCCTTCCCCCTAGCTTTTATTCTAACTTCTTTAGCGTTTTCGGTGTTAAACTGGGTGATCACTGCTAGAACATAATTCATTACTCCCTTGTTCCCTACATATACTGTACTGTCCATGATATCCCTCCTTTACGAATAAATCAATATGAATTGGTGATATATATACTTTGTCAATTAATTTAAATATACATATTTAGTGACTGATATTATATATTATTGGTGGAACAATGATAAATAAAAATTCCAAGATTCAAATTGAAGGTTGTGATGGTGTTATAGCCAATATAATAGATTGGGATATTGTTGAAAAGCTTGTAAAAAATGATATTACGCCTGTAGAGGTTATAGGTAAAGGGCATCGGGGTATTGTTTTAAAAGGATTTAGTGAGAAATATAAGGATTCTAACGGTAATTATATTCAATTGGCCATAAAGATTCCAAGAAAGGATACTCCGAAAAACACAATATTTCATGAAGGAACAGTATTGGAAAAAACAAACAAATTCAATGTGGGACCAAAAGTCTATGAATTCACTAACGAATATCTTTTAATGGAATATGTTGAGGGAATCACATTAAGGGATTATATCGATAGATGTAATAAGGAAGAAATCCTGTGGATAATTGAAGAATCACTAAGACAATGTTTAAAACTCGATTTGCATAGTATAGACCATACCGAGATTCAAGGGGGAAAGCACATAATAATTAGTAAACATAAAATATATATCATCGATTTTGATAAGGCAAGATTGAAAAATCCTCATAACTTTACCAGCGCAATGTCGCTTTTCTTTGGAGGGGGATATATCTCGGAAAAGGTGAAAAATATTTTAAACATGTCCGAAGAAGAAGAGAAGGATTTAAGAAAACTTGCCAAGCTTTATAAAAATTGTTTTAAGGAAAAATAAAACCGATAATAAAAAATAAATAAGGGAAACTATGGGAAACACCAATAAAAAATACTTATTAATTTTATCCTGTTCAAAAACAAAGAAGAATGTTGATAGAGCTCCTGCAATAGAGCTCTACGATGGTATGTATTATAAAGTTTTAAAAAAGAACTATCCAACTAATGCGAATTTAGATATATTAATACTATCTGCAAAGTACGGTTTAATCGAATCCAATGAAATAATTGATTATTATGATCAACTAATGACTAATAAAAGAGCGGAAGAATTAAAGGATAATGTTAAATCAAAACTAAAAGAGGTTTTAAAAAATAATAATTACGATACCATATTCATAAACTTAGGCAAAGTATATGAGAAGGCATTTGATGATGAGTGCAGGGAGCTCTTAGAAAACTATAATACACATTGGATTGGGGGCATGATTGGAGAGAGGCTCCAGCAATTGAAAGAATGGCTTATATCAATTAATAATAAATAAAATAACAACGGGGGTTAGAATGACATTAAATCCAAATGAATTTATAAACTCTATTGAATCAATACTGGGGTATGAGCTCAACGAGGAACAAAAGGAAGTAATACTTCACAAAGATGGTCCCTTATGGGTTGTGGCAGGTCCTGGTTCTGGTAAAACTGAAGTTTTGGTGGTTAGAACTTTAAAGCTTATTTATGTGGATGAGGTAGATCCAAAATCCATAATATTAACCACATTTACAAAGAAGGCTTCTCAAAACTTATTTAATAGGATTTTAAATCATTCAAATAAACTTTGTGATATACATCCTGAGTTAAAAGAGCGTGACATTGATATTCATAGTTTAAGGGTTGGGACACTCCACAGTTTATGTTCCGACATAATGAAGGAATATAAATATGTAGATTATGAAAATTACAAACTAATGAATGAAATGGAAAACTACCTTTTTGTATACAATCACTGCGAGCTCGTAAAAAATGCAAAATACTACGATGAGAAATTATGGAAAAGATTTATGTATTTAGTTAGAAAATGGGACGGCGATAATAAACAATGGATTATTGATTATAAAGATAGAGCTCGACTGACTAATGCCATAATTACCTTGTTTAATAGAATTGTGGAAGATAGGTTGGATTTAGATAAAATGAAGGGGAGCTCTAAAAGTCACTACAGAATATTGGCAGAAGAATATGAAAAATTTATTGATAAATTGGAGGAATTTAAATTATGCAACTTTGCCACGGTACAGTTAAAGTTCCTTGAATTTTTAAATTCTGAGGATGGTGAGTTATTCTTAAATGGTGGTGGGCACAATCCAAGAATAGAATATATTATGGTGGATGAATACCAAGACACCAATCCAATTCAGGAGGAAATATATTTTGAGCTGGCAAAGCATACTGAAAATAAAAATTTATGCGTCGTAGGGGATGATGACCAAGCCTTGTATCGATTTAGAGGGGGAACTGTTGACTGCATGGTGAGGTTTGATGATTCATGTATGGAAAGGTTAGGAGCTCCGAAGGAAAGTGTCAAAAAAATATTTTTAAAGTCAAATTATAGGTCGCATAAGGATATTGTGAATTATTATAATAAATATATTAAATCCTTCGAAAACCTAAAAAATGTTGAAATGGAAAAAGCAAGAGTTAAGGACAAGCCCCCATTGGAGCCAAAAAAACCAATTACTGAAACATATCCAGCTTTAAGTTACCTAGAAGAAGAAACAGATGAGGAATTGGCAAAGAAGGTTGTAACTGCTGTAAAATATTTTAAAGAAAATAACATTGTTGAGGATTATTCTCGGTGTGTGCTGTTAATTAGAAGCACACGGGAGATGGATTATAATGGAGAAAATTCGTTTGTAGGTCATGTTGTAAAGGGATTATCCAATAACGGTATTGAAACCTATAACCCAAGGTCTAAGAATTTTTTAAGTCAGGAGGAAATAAAATTGGCATTGGGGGCATTTGTATCCATTGTGGATGATGATCTATATGTACTGGAAAATAAACTGAGCTCGGAAAGTATAAGTTCTGAGGTCGTAAAGTGGTTTGAGAAGTATGAAAAAAATAAGGATAAATATCCTGAATTAAAAGAATATGTAGATAAATCTGTTGAGAAAATCAAAAGCATGAAGTCGGGAGAATGGACCAATGCAACCATTCAAGGTATTCTTTATAAAATATTTGCATGTAGTCCGTTTTTAGAGTGGATGGATGACCCTGAAAAAAGTTGTAGGCTGGCAAAACTCACCCAAATATTTGATAGCTATTCAGCCACGCCAACGGATAATCCTGATGTGAGTATGGGAGCTCTGAAAATTGATTCAGAGGAAGATGGAAAAATTGACACAGAATGGTTGATAAACTTTTATGGCTCGTTGGTGGGGCACTTTATAAATGGAGTAGATGATTTAGAGGATGAGGAAGTAATTATTCCTGAGGGAAAATTTCCAATTATGACTGTACATCAGGCAAAAGGTTTGGAATTTCCAATAGTTTTCGTATATGTTGAGAATTGGAAAGCTGAAGCAGATACTGGTACAAGATTAGAAGGGGAACTTTCTAAATTTACAGATTTTAAAAGGATTACAACCAATCAATTTATGAAAACAAATCAAGATATGGTGAGATTTCATTATGTGGCGTACTCACGAGCTCAGTATGCACTCATACATTTGTGGAGCTCTGAGAATCTATCCAAAAGAAAGAACGGTAAATTATATGGGTTTATGAAGGGGCGTCTTAACAATCTTAAAAATTATATTAAAAACAATTTTAATTAAATCAATTGGTGGGTTAAATGCTAATAAATATATTGGACAAATATAATTCCTTAAAGATAAAAAAAGAAGATAAAACGGAAAAAATAAAACAAAAATACAGCGTTACAGCAGATATATTATCATTTCAAATATGTAAGAGGCAGTATGGATTTAATACCGTGAAAGGATTTAATAGCACCCAAGAAACACAGGAATGGCACGGAACATTAATTCATCAAGTTTTAAGCATGCTACATAGAAAATATTTTCAAAATGTTAAACTTAGAGATAAAGGAATTATGGACGATAATCAAGTAATGCCCACAGATAAGGATGTGGAAGAATTCTTTAAAAAGGCAAATGAAACTTTAAAATCAAGAGGAATACATCCAAAGAGTAGGGAAAATGAAGAAAGGATACTAAATATCTTAAAAACATTCAATGAAAAGGAAGGAAAAACCCTTTATCCAAAAATTATAGATACAGAATTA
Coding sequences within it:
- the yaaA gene encoding peroxide stress protein YaaA, encoding MGNTNKKYLLILSCSKTKKNVDRAPAIELYDGMYYKVLKKNYPTNANLDILILSAKYGLIESNEIIDYYDQLMTNKRAEELKDNVKSKLKEVLKNNNYDTIFINLGKVYEKAFDDECRELLENYNTHWIGGMIGERLQQLKEWLISINNK
- a CDS encoding protein kinase, whose protein sequence is MINKNSKIQIEGCDGVIANIIDWDIVEKLVKNDITPVEVIGKGHRGIVLKGFSEKYKDSNGNYIQLAIKIPRKDTPKNTIFHEGTVLEKTNKFNVGPKVYEFTNEYLLMEYVEGITLRDYIDRCNKEEILWIIEESLRQCLKLDLHSIDHTEIQGGKHIIISKHKIYIIDFDKARLKNPHNFTSAMSLFFGGGYISEKVKNILNMSEEEEKDLRKLAKLYKNCFKEK
- the hisS gene encoding histidine--tRNA ligase, producing the protein MFQKPKGTRDFLPEEMKKRKVIEGKLREVFDSYNFKEIATPTFESFELLSKKTGEEIRNQLFVFKDHGDREMGLRPELTSSVARFYINELKNLPKPVKIYYFANCFRYENPQAGRYREFWQMGCELIGSSRPIADAEVINLAIEGLKNINMDFEIHIGHLGVLKGVFEKLGISGDEETKIRRLIDKEDLENLKKLLEEIENTKGIEVKNIIFEVLECKGGKEVISILKEKLSDFPTSIDALNNLEEILEFVKHEYIINFGIARGLDYYTGMVFEIYGKREGARQVCGGGRYDNLIELFGGESTPAVGFAYGFDRIMLNIDDFEVEEEAILVAPVKNDEKLLKECQKIVNILRENSKVAEIDLMGRKLGKVLNYANSVGIKKVIIVGEKELSEGKVSLRDMKTGEQELINLDDIKNI
- a CDS encoding DEAD/DEAH box helicase; translation: MTLNPNEFINSIESILGYELNEEQKEVILHKDGPLWVVAGPGSGKTEVLVVRTLKLIYVDEVDPKSIILTTFTKKASQNLFNRILNHSNKLCDIHPELKERDIDIHSLRVGTLHSLCSDIMKEYKYVDYENYKLMNEMENYLFVYNHCELVKNAKYYDEKLWKRFMYLVRKWDGDNKQWIIDYKDRARLTNAIITLFNRIVEDRLDLDKMKGSSKSHYRILAEEYEKFIDKLEEFKLCNFATVQLKFLEFLNSEDGELFLNGGGHNPRIEYIMVDEYQDTNPIQEEIYFELAKHTENKNLCVVGDDDQALYRFRGGTVDCMVRFDDSCMERLGAPKESVKKIFLKSNYRSHKDIVNYYNKYIKSFENLKNVEMEKARVKDKPPLEPKKPITETYPALSYLEEETDEELAKKVVTAVKYFKENNIVEDYSRCVLLIRSTREMDYNGENSFVGHVVKGLSNNGIETYNPRSKNFLSQEEIKLALGAFVSIVDDDLYVLENKLSSESISSEVVKWFEKYEKNKDKYPELKEYVDKSVEKIKSMKSGEWTNATIQGILYKIFACSPFLEWMDDPEKSCRLAKLTQIFDSYSATPTDNPDVSMGALKIDSEEDGKIDTEWLINFYGSLVGHFINGVDDLEDEEVIIPEGKFPIMTVHQAKGLEFPIVFVYVENWKAEADTGTRLEGELSKFTDFKRITTNQFMKTNQDMVRFHYVAYSRAQYALIHLWSSENLSKRKNGKLYGFMKGRLNNLKNYIKNNFN
- a CDS encoding metal-sulfur cluster assembly factor, whose amino-acid sequence is MVSKDDIINALKKVADPHMGVSIVDMGLINDVEVDEEGNVSFTLTPTNPGCMSVIGMAAGAKQAASEVEGVKSVKVTVKGHMMENDINEILSREE
- the albA gene encoding DNA-binding protein Alba, with product MDSTVYVGNKGVMNYVLAVITQFNTENAKEVRIKARGKAISRAVDVEEMVRNRFLPEVKVKEINLGTDKVQNDDGKSVNISTIEIVLEK